In Dyadobacter sp. NIV53, a single window of DNA contains:
- a CDS encoding polysaccharide pyruvyl transferase family protein, producing the protein MNTASALKKNLISQILLFLLNGVISFWLPPFLVKNLGIGSYGLIPLSSSLIGYAIIVTVAINSSLSRFLALDLTNHNYEAANRTFNTAFTSLFVLLMILAPFLFIFSYNISSFISIPAGIGHDASVLFMCVSVAFIMSAFASIFNSSAYIANRLDLVNRVSVINTYVRVIFIFGIFLLLKVSLTGYGIAILFGSIISSSYSYYLFKKFTPTIKINFKLFDKSVLSELLSMGWWLIVIQLGTILFLQIDLLVINKVLGNVEAGKYGIILQWSNMIRTLSITLSGALGPLILNLYAKKDFDQMIRLTKLSNKALSLFVGCMVSVLCIIAPALLTIWISKDFASLKWLFILVLLPLPINLGVLPLFSLNRAYNKLRIPGIYTLFMGVCNLLLAIFLVSETSLKLYGVAVASGIILTFKNFVFMPIYVAHNMGISKTTFFKASLSSIVLVAIALITSTFYYTIFEINDWPHLIVHSGALFIFFCALSYVLLSASEKKMIVSTVLKKPVKKVKKKIFYKPAVQVENIGDLLINLVELDLLRPFGQVVIDDSATPSWFVEEISTDKSDQLLSQISDKPLLDALTDILKKQLFSKGERTQYYLVIQPGHTSRKGLKRAIKHVQLNMKYHLLNLLGCKIVRVGFSIGPFDFYNGLSESFASYSYSYYAVRDHESLKIANKYKFKKPQHFPDLAWAYAPEKKLNGTGTDYIVISMRSNAFGVNHDSAYLAPLIERIKNVLGKSGQPPVKIKVAYQVKYDREPSIEIYESLKSDFDVELIDHKLTLQEAIGLYGGASYIISNRLHVLLLALKCGTLSFPLVDKQDNRKITSIFNDNDLNNLILDIKESADENIQKLNAVLANEENNMAGFKKAQESNHTTIKKKLSDLFAV; encoded by the coding sequence ATGAATACGGCGAGTGCTTTAAAGAAAAATTTAATTTCACAAATTCTTCTCTTCCTTCTCAACGGAGTGATTAGTTTTTGGCTGCCACCATTTCTGGTCAAAAATCTTGGGATCGGATCGTACGGCCTTATTCCGCTTTCGTCTTCGCTCATCGGATATGCGATTATTGTAACCGTAGCAATTAACAGTTCTCTATCGCGTTTCCTTGCACTTGATCTTACCAATCATAATTACGAAGCTGCTAACAGAACTTTCAATACAGCATTTACTTCGCTGTTTGTTCTCTTAATGATACTTGCTCCGTTTTTGTTTATTTTTTCATATAATATTTCATCTTTTATTTCAATTCCGGCTGGAATCGGTCACGATGCTTCGGTTCTTTTCATGTGTGTTAGTGTAGCTTTCATTATGTCAGCTTTTGCATCTATTTTTAATTCATCAGCATACATAGCGAACAGACTGGACCTGGTTAACCGGGTTTCGGTAATTAATACTTATGTAAGGGTGATTTTTATATTCGGGATTTTTCTTTTGTTAAAAGTCTCGTTGACAGGTTATGGAATCGCCATTCTTTTCGGAAGTATTATATCGAGTTCTTACAGTTATTATCTTTTCAAAAAATTTACTCCTACAATAAAAATTAATTTCAAGCTTTTTGATAAATCAGTTCTTTCCGAATTGCTTTCAATGGGCTGGTGGTTAATAGTTATTCAGCTGGGAACAATTCTTTTTCTGCAAATTGATTTATTGGTAATTAATAAAGTGCTGGGAAATGTTGAAGCAGGAAAATATGGAATTATCCTGCAATGGAGTAATATGATCCGGACTTTATCCATTACATTATCCGGAGCACTTGGGCCGCTGATCCTGAATTTGTACGCTAAAAAAGATTTTGATCAGATGATTCGTCTGACTAAATTATCCAATAAAGCATTGTCACTTTTTGTAGGGTGTATGGTCAGCGTACTTTGTATTATTGCTCCTGCCCTGCTTACAATCTGGATCAGCAAGGATTTTGCTTCACTTAAATGGCTGTTTATATTAGTATTGCTTCCGCTGCCAATAAATCTCGGGGTTCTGCCATTATTTTCATTGAACCGTGCCTATAACAAATTGCGTATACCAGGAATATATACACTCTTTATGGGAGTATGTAATTTACTGTTGGCTATATTTTTAGTAAGCGAAACAAGCCTCAAATTATACGGTGTTGCTGTGGCCAGTGGTATTATTCTGACCTTCAAAAATTTCGTTTTTATGCCTATTTATGTAGCACATAATATGGGGATCAGTAAAACAACATTTTTTAAAGCATCATTAAGCAGCATTGTATTGGTTGCCATTGCATTGATTACCAGTACTTTTTATTATACCATTTTTGAAATAAATGACTGGCCCCACCTGATCGTTCACAGCGGTGCCTTATTTATATTCTTTTGTGCTTTATCCTACGTATTGCTTAGTGCATCTGAGAAAAAGATGATCGTAAGCACAGTCCTAAAAAAACCAGTAAAAAAAGTGAAAAAGAAAATATTTTATAAACCAGCGGTACAAGTCGAAAACATAGGAGATCTGTTAATTAATTTAGTAGAACTTGATTTACTGCGACCTTTCGGACAAGTTGTCATTGACGATTCCGCAACGCCTTCCTGGTTTGTAGAAGAAATCAGTACGGATAAAAGTGACCAGCTTTTATCACAGATTTCAGATAAACCATTATTAGATGCTTTAACAGATATTTTAAAAAAACAGCTGTTTTCCAAAGGCGAAAGGACTCAGTATTATCTGGTGATTCAGCCGGGACATACTTCAAGAAAAGGATTAAAAAGAGCGATAAAACATGTTCAGTTAAACATGAAATATCACTTGCTTAATTTGCTCGGGTGTAAAATTGTTCGGGTTGGATTTTCAATTGGCCCTTTCGATTTTTACAATGGCCTGTCAGAATCTTTTGCTTCCTACTCTTATTCCTATTATGCTGTTCGTGATCACGAATCATTAAAAATTGCGAATAAGTATAAATTCAAAAAACCTCAGCATTTCCCTGATCTTGCCTGGGCTTATGCACCGGAAAAGAAATTGAATGGCACGGGAACTGATTACATCGTGATCAGTATGAGATCCAATGCATTTGGAGTCAACCACGATTCAGCTTATCTCGCTCCTTTAATTGAAAGAATAAAAAATGTTTTGGGGAAATCAGGGCAGCCACCTGTTAAGATCAAGGTTGCTTATCAGGTTAAATATGACCGCGAACCTTCAATTGAAATATATGAAAGTTTAAAAAGTGATTTTGATGTTGAACTGATTGACCACAAACTGACTTTGCAGGAAGCGATCGGTTTATATGGCGGTGCCAGTTATATTATCAGCAACAGATTACACGTATTATTGCTTGCATTAAAATGCGGTACGTTGTCGTTCCCTCTTGTTGACAAACAGGATAACAGAAAAATTACCAGCATTTTTAATGATAATGATCTTAATAATCTGATTCTGGACATAAAGGAAAGTGCTGATGAAAATATTCAGAAACTGAATGCTGTTTTGGCAAACGAAGAAAATAATATGGCCGGATTTAAAAAAGCACAGGAAAGCAATCATACAACAATAAAGAAAAAATTGTCAGACCTGTTTGCTGTATAA
- the gmd gene encoding GDP-mannose 4,6-dehydratase, which produces MAKVALITGVTGQDGAYLTELLLSKDYIVHGIKRRSSLFNTDRIDHLYEDPHVTNARFILHYGDLTDSMNLTRIIQEVQPDEIYNLAAMSHVQVSFEMPEYTANADGIGTLRILEAVRLLGLTKKTKIYQASTSELYGLVQAVPQSETTPFYPRSPYAVAKLYAYWITVNYREAYGIFASNGILFNHESPLRGETFVTRKITRAAAKIVLGLQDTLYMGNIDSQRDWGHAKDYVEAMYLILQQEVSEDFVIATGVTTRVREFIRKTFAFLGVVVEFTGSEENEVGTIASINEERIQELGITKGAHLAPGTVILKIDPRYYRPTEVELLIGDPAKSNEKLGWKPKHTLDSLIEDMATSDLRLFQKDQLLLKEGFGVLNYFE; this is translated from the coding sequence ATGGCAAAAGTTGCATTAATCACGGGTGTCACGGGACAGGATGGCGCCTATCTGACCGAACTTCTTTTAAGTAAAGATTACATCGTTCATGGTATCAAACGTAGAAGTTCCCTTTTCAATACTGACCGGATTGACCATCTTTACGAAGATCCTCATGTTACAAATGCCAGGTTCATCCTGCATTATGGCGACTTAACGGATTCAATGAACCTAACCCGGATTATCCAGGAAGTTCAGCCTGACGAAATTTACAATCTGGCGGCAATGAGCCATGTACAGGTTAGCTTCGAAATGCCTGAATACACAGCCAATGCTGATGGAATAGGCACATTGCGTATACTAGAAGCGGTAAGACTTTTGGGACTTACTAAAAAAACCAAGATATATCAGGCTTCAACATCTGAGCTATACGGCTTGGTTCAGGCTGTTCCGCAATCTGAAACTACTCCCTTTTATCCAAGATCTCCTTACGCCGTTGCCAAACTATACGCTTACTGGATCACAGTAAATTATCGTGAAGCTTATGGAATATTTGCTTCAAACGGAATATTATTTAACCACGAATCGCCTTTGCGCGGTGAGACTTTTGTAACCCGTAAGATTACCCGTGCTGCTGCCAAAATCGTTTTAGGTTTGCAGGATACTTTGTACATGGGAAATATTGATTCTCAGCGCGACTGGGGACATGCCAAAGATTACGTGGAAGCAATGTACCTGATACTTCAGCAGGAAGTTTCAGAAGATTTTGTAATTGCAACCGGCGTTACGACCCGCGTACGTGAGTTTATCCGTAAAACTTTCGCTTTTCTGGGTGTTGTGGTTGAGTTCACAGGCTCGGAAGAAAATGAAGTAGGAACTATTGCCTCCATTAATGAAGAGCGTATTCAGGAATTAGGAATAACAAAAGGTGCTCACCTTGCTCCCGGAACAGTAATCCTGAAAATTGACCCAAGATATTATCGCCCGACCGAAGTAGAATTGCTGATCGGAGATCCGGCAAAATCCAACGAAAAATTGGGATGGAAACCTAAACATACATTGGACAGCCTGATAGAAGATATGGCAACATCTGATCTTCGTTTGTTCCAGAAAGATCAGTTATTGCTGAAAGAAGGATTTGGAGTATTGAATTATTTTGAATAA
- a CDS encoding mannose-1-phosphate guanylyltransferase: MSKVVHVILSGGVGSRLWPVSRKSMPKQYIPMFGDKSLFQLTAERNKHLVGQALVVGNKDNYLLSQADMLRADIDQYAEIIEAAPRNTAAAVAFAAFAVEPNDILLVTPSDHIITNESAYAKSIAEAIEFANDGYLVTFGINPTKPETGYGYIEFEENDVLSFREKPDADLANIFLESGNFLWNSGMFCFQAGKYLEELKKFEPEIFAASYTAFISKSEDFLPEDETMLIPSVSIDYAVMERSDKIKVVKASFGWSDLGSFESIWEHWEVQGENHRFIKNNCVVGSTKHVEFLGVDNLVLVETTDAILVLAKSSSQDVKKIYERLEREKPELVQ, encoded by the coding sequence ATGTCAAAAGTCGTACACGTCATATTATCAGGAGGGGTTGGAAGCCGGCTGTGGCCAGTATCCCGGAAGTCTATGCCTAAGCAGTATATTCCAATGTTTGGGGACAAATCTTTGTTTCAGCTTACAGCAGAACGGAACAAACATTTGGTAGGCCAGGCGTTGGTAGTTGGAAACAAAGATAATTATCTGCTTTCACAGGCTGATATGCTTCGGGCTGATATAGACCAATATGCCGAAATTATAGAAGCTGCACCCCGTAATACGGCAGCGGCTGTGGCTTTTGCGGCATTCGCCGTTGAGCCGAATGATATATTACTGGTTACGCCGTCGGATCATATTATTACAAATGAAAGTGCCTATGCAAAATCCATTGCAGAAGCCATTGAATTTGCAAATGACGGATATCTGGTAACTTTTGGTATTAATCCTACCAAACCGGAAACAGGTTACGGATATATCGAATTCGAAGAAAACGACGTACTTTCTTTCAGGGAAAAACCGGATGCAGACCTGGCTAATATTTTCCTGGAATCAGGTAACTTCTTGTGGAACAGCGGAATGTTTTGCTTTCAGGCGGGAAAATATCTGGAAGAACTGAAAAAATTCGAACCGGAAATATTCGCGGCTTCCTATACAGCATTCATTTCAAAATCGGAGGATTTTCTTCCGGAAGATGAAACGATGCTGATCCCTTCCGTCAGCATTGATTATGCAGTAATGGAACGTTCTGACAAGATCAAAGTAGTAAAAGCAAGTTTTGGCTGGTCAGATCTGGGTTCGTTTGAATCCATTTGGGAGCATTGGGAAGTGCAGGGTGAAAACCACCGTTTTATTAAAAACAATTGTGTGGTTGGTTCTACCAAACATGTAGAATTCCTGGGAGTGGATAATCTGGTGCTTGTAGAAACAACAGATGCTATTCTGGTACTTGCCAAAAGCAGTTCGCAGGATGTAAAGAAAATATACGAAAGACTGGAAAGGGAAAAACCCGAACTGGTTCAATAA
- a CDS encoding CpsD/CapB family tyrosine-protein kinase, producing MLGTINTQITSTVQAIKENLQNLRRGLDITKKSLEAVNSKFSAGLRSIPQKEREYVGIKRQQSIKEGLYLYLLQKREETALGYAATVTDSRLVDAPQASYNPIKPMKALVWLGSGLGGLLLPALLINVLLLLNNTVQTRDEIQKVTHVSVLGEIGHMKNVKNVPGDEAIIKMTSRTAVAEQFRALRTNLQYLGDGSCRVIMFTSSIGGEGKSFISINLAASLAYSDKKVLLIGLDLRKPTLHERLLVSNKYGVTNCLIGQGNVDDYIQPTGIHPRFDVLTSGPIPPNPSELLSNGRLPILLAELRERYDYILIDSPPFGLVTDSALIARHADATLYVVRFNYTLVDHLKRIGELQRAHRFTNLSVIFNGVKYGGGYGYGYGYGGYGYGYYGEDTDIKKPNIETRLRKMMKRS from the coding sequence TTGCTGGGTACGATCAATACACAAATTACGAGTACGGTTCAGGCGATCAAAGAAAACCTTCAGAATCTGCGTCGTGGCCTTGATATTACCAAGAAAAGTCTGGAAGCAGTTAATTCCAAGTTTTCAGCAGGTTTGAGAAGCATTCCTCAGAAAGAACGTGAATATGTTGGAATCAAGCGTCAGCAAAGCATTAAGGAGGGTTTGTATCTTTATCTTTTGCAAAAGAGAGAAGAAACTGCATTGGGATATGCCGCTACTGTTACTGATAGCCGGCTTGTAGATGCTCCCCAAGCTTCTTACAACCCGATCAAACCAATGAAAGCACTCGTTTGGCTGGGTTCCGGCCTTGGCGGACTTTTACTTCCGGCATTGCTGATCAATGTGTTGTTACTTTTAAACAATACGGTACAAACCCGCGATGAAATCCAAAAGGTTACCCATGTATCGGTTCTGGGTGAGATTGGTCACATGAAAAATGTGAAAAATGTACCTGGTGATGAGGCAATTATCAAAATGACGAGCCGCACAGCAGTTGCTGAACAATTCCGGGCATTACGAACGAATCTCCAATATCTGGGCGATGGGTCCTGCCGGGTTATTATGTTCACGTCGTCCATTGGTGGAGAAGGAAAAAGCTTTATAAGTATCAACCTGGCTGCCAGTCTTGCTTACTCTGACAAAAAAGTATTACTAATCGGACTCGATCTTCGTAAGCCAACGCTTCATGAGCGCCTGCTGGTATCCAACAAATATGGTGTAACCAACTGCCTGATTGGACAAGGCAATGTAGATGATTATATTCAGCCTACAGGAATTCATCCAAGATTTGATGTACTGACAAGCGGCCCTATACCGCCTAACCCATCAGAGCTTTTGAGTAACGGACGCCTGCCTATATTACTTGCTGAACTGCGTGAGAGATATGATTACATTCTGATCGATTCACCTCCTTTCGGATTAGTTACCGATTCGGCATTGATAGCAAGACATGCTGATGCAACACTTTATGTCGTTCGTTTCAACTATACATTGGTAGATCACCTTAAACGTATAGGCGAATTGCAGCGTGCGCATCGTTTCACCAATCTTTCAGTCATCTTCAACGGCGTTAAATATGGCGGCGGATATGGATATGGTTACGGATACGGAGGCTATGGCTACGGGTATTACGGAGAAGATACAGATATCAAAAAGCCGAACATTGAAACCCGGCTTAGAAAAATGATGAAAAGAAGCTAA
- a CDS encoding Wzz/FepE/Etk N-terminal domain-containing protein, with translation MNNQKTEFYQEQIEEEEKKFDVQSYVRGYIRYWFLFPIFLLAALAAAYYYIQVTQPVYLAKATLLIKDEQKGLGGSSDIIEQMTQFGGNKLVENEIEILKSQTLMEQIVRELNLDVSFEATDGLETIDLYKASPVIVKPELISEFALKNPLTIHVTDSLHYTINEEGIQYKYGQKLRNAWGLFTVSKGTESEYEDVNVLFKNIPNLTTNMLARLEIIKPNIKSTVLELSFEDTSIQRSRDVLNKLLDVYVQSSLNDKNNEASNTLKFIESRLGLITGELGDVEKDVESYKTTQGLTDLSAESNLYLQNIQANDTQLNDVNIKISVLESVDNYIKNSDNGAPAPATYMINDPVLVTLLTKYNELQLQREKIRSDNTNRQPFAGYDQYTNYEYGSGDQRKPSESASWP, from the coding sequence ATGAACAATCAAAAAACTGAATTTTATCAGGAGCAAATTGAAGAGGAGGAAAAGAAATTTGACGTCCAAAGCTATGTAAGGGGTTATATACGCTATTGGTTTCTGTTTCCAATATTTCTTCTTGCAGCGCTTGCCGCGGCTTACTATTATATTCAGGTGACGCAACCTGTATATCTGGCAAAGGCTACACTCCTTATCAAGGATGAACAAAAAGGCCTGGGTGGAAGTAGTGACATCATTGAGCAAATGACTCAGTTTGGCGGAAACAAACTGGTAGAAAATGAGATTGAGATATTAAAATCCCAGACTCTGATGGAACAGATTGTAAGGGAGCTCAATCTGGACGTAAGTTTCGAGGCTACCGACGGTCTTGAAACAATAGACTTATATAAAGCAAGCCCTGTGATCGTGAAACCAGAGCTGATCTCTGAATTCGCTTTGAAGAATCCTTTGACGATTCACGTTACGGACAGCCTGCATTATACCATTAATGAAGAAGGTATTCAGTATAAATACGGACAGAAGCTTCGTAACGCATGGGGCCTTTTTACTGTTTCTAAGGGAACGGAATCTGAATACGAGGATGTGAATGTTCTTTTTAAGAATATTCCGAACCTTACAACCAACATGCTTGCAAGGCTTGAAATCATTAAGCCAAATATCAAAAGCACTGTTCTGGAATTAAGTTTTGAAGATACATCGATCCAGCGCAGCAGGGATGTATTGAATAAATTACTGGATGTTTATGTTCAGTCTTCACTGAATGACAAAAATAATGAAGCAAGTAATACGCTTAAATTTATTGAGTCGAGACTTGGGCTGATCACCGGAGAATTGGGAGACGTTGAAAAAGATGTCGAATCTTATAAAACAACGCAGGGCCTTACGGATCTTAGTGCAGAATCAAACTTGTATCTGCAAAACATTCAGGCAAATGACACGCAATTGAATGATGTCAATATTAAAATCTCTGTTTTAGAAAGCGTTGATAATTATATAAAAAATTCGGACAATGGTGCTCCTGCTCCTGCCACTTATATGATTAACGATCCTGTCCTTGTTACTTTATTAACAAAATACAACGAGTTACAGCTTCAGAGAGAAAAAATACGCTCAGACAACACAAACCGGCAACCCTTTGCTGGGTACGATCAATACACAAATTACGAGTACGGTTCAGGCGATCAAAGAAAACCTTCAGAATCTGCGTCGTGGCCTTGA
- a CDS encoding polysaccharide biosynthesis/export family protein, with protein sequence MPIIESNDLLSIIVGSLNQEANEIFNSANEYSTTSTSYGSGSNIARQPFGYLVDNEGNIELPLIGKIRVEGLKMQVAADTIRRRLQGVP encoded by the coding sequence GTGCCAATCATCGAAAGCAATGATTTGCTATCTATCATTGTAGGAAGTTTAAATCAGGAAGCTAACGAAATATTCAATTCTGCTAACGAATATTCTACCACATCTACCAGTTACGGCTCAGGAAGCAATATCGCACGCCAGCCATTCGGTTACCTGGTGGATAATGAGGGTAATATAGAACTCCCGCTTATTGGTAAAATACGGGTTGAAGGCCTGAAAATGCAAGTTGCAGCAGATACAATCCGCAGACGCCTGCAAGGTGTACCTTAA
- a CDS encoding tyrosine-protein phosphatase, giving the protein MLNWLFDKKKNEKVNLSHIGIDLHSHIIPGIDDGVETVQESVMMAQKMQELGYSRMVTTPHVMWDCYKNTPEIILAGLEDVRHEVKKAGLTIQIDAAAEYFIDEHFISLLANEEQFLTLPGNRLLVELPYSTPLMNTFETLFSIIGKGYQPVLAHPERYTYYYSDPSIYKKLVDQGCELQVNILSLGGYYGENVNKMAEWLLRNNLISFLGTDAHRMQHLDLINKGDKNNWLSKYHFQNEKIINI; this is encoded by the coding sequence ATGCTCAACTGGCTATTCGATAAAAAGAAAAATGAAAAAGTAAATCTTTCCCATATAGGAATAGATTTACATTCCCATATTATTCCCGGTATTGATGACGGCGTTGAAACGGTGCAGGAATCCGTTATGATGGCTCAGAAAATGCAGGAACTAGGTTACAGCCGGATGGTAACGACTCCGCACGTAATGTGGGATTGTTACAAAAACACACCCGAAATTATTCTGGCCGGCCTGGAAGATGTAAGGCATGAAGTAAAAAAAGCTGGCCTCACCATTCAGATTGATGCAGCGGCAGAATATTTTATCGACGAGCATTTTATCAGTCTGCTTGCTAATGAAGAACAGTTTTTAACACTTCCAGGCAACCGGCTTTTAGTAGAACTGCCCTACTCTACTCCTCTCATGAATACTTTTGAAACGCTGTTCTCCATTATTGGGAAAGGTTATCAGCCTGTACTGGCACATCCGGAACGCTACACTTATTATTATTCTGATCCCTCGATTTATAAAAAACTCGTTGACCAGGGCTGTGAGTTGCAGGTCAACATATTATCTCTTGGCGGTTACTATGGAGAAAATGTAAATAAAATGGCAGAATGGCTTCTTCGTAACAACCTCATTTCATTCTTAGGCACTGATGCGCACAGAATGCAGCATTTGGATTTAATCAATAAAGGTGACAAAAATAACTGGCTGTCAAAATATCATTTTCAAAACGAAAAAATTATTAATATATAA
- a CDS encoding gliding motility-associated C-terminal domain-containing protein, translated as MKQLLLLIFLLLLLFVRAEAQVDCNNIGFEQGNSNGWTLTYGTVTDQNQKTVYGAESNGTLNNDHYVTSLSDGNDPKISAIPMVAPGSTHSIRIGNTVEGSHFSRIRANYLVTSDNTLFQYKFAVILQNTDGTGGGNGGANHEPYQKPGFNILIYDSNGDELPCSSYDIQLEGNNTVDGFTTSGDIQYRNWTTGAIDLRNYVGKSINIVVTAHGCTRMRHFGYAYFDAECLKSEIKIASSCPDSDGNLTLMAPEGFGQYAWSNGETTQNIKVKAALGAQYSVQLVPLGSLDVTCALKLDYTIEYKKATASINRTICEGEEVAVGDTVYRTSGTFIKVVNQSNVCDSTVTLKLTVNPVARYSQDITICAGESLTVGDTVYTTSGTYTKVIPQNTGCDSTVITNLNVLELDIAVTSNFTITQGDSAQIQVLAEPQGNYIYLWEKENSVTCPNCAQTWTKPDKSTQYNITVSDADLVCSRKGSVYISVKPCGITVPDAFSPNNDQYNEVFFVYGNSCVKQIREMMIYNRWGEVIYEQSNFAASDPAFGWPGTYHGVVSSAGVYPYKIQVELKDGDIQNYEGVVNLLR; from the coding sequence ATGAAACAACTTCTGCTTCTGATTTTCCTGCTCTTACTTTTATTTGTACGTGCTGAGGCACAGGTGGATTGCAATAACATTGGATTTGAGCAGGGAAATTCTAACGGCTGGACTTTAACTTATGGCACAGTCACAGACCAAAATCAGAAAACGGTTTACGGTGCTGAATCGAACGGTACACTAAATAATGACCATTATGTGACTAGTCTTAGTGATGGTAATGATCCCAAAATTTCTGCCATTCCAATGGTGGCTCCGGGTAGTACACATTCTATCCGGATCGGGAATACGGTCGAAGGAAGTCATTTTTCAAGGATACGTGCCAATTACCTGGTTACTTCAGATAACACATTGTTCCAGTATAAATTCGCAGTAATACTGCAAAATACAGATGGAACCGGTGGTGGAAACGGAGGGGCTAACCACGAGCCTTACCAGAAACCCGGGTTTAATATTTTGATCTATGACAGTAACGGCGACGAATTGCCCTGTAGCAGCTATGATATTCAGCTTGAAGGCAATAACACTGTGGATGGTTTTACAACATCCGGTGATATACAGTACCGCAACTGGACAACAGGAGCGATAGATCTGAGAAACTATGTCGGAAAAAGTATAAATATCGTAGTAACTGCACACGGTTGTACGCGTATGAGGCATTTTGGTTATGCTTATTTTGATGCGGAGTGTTTGAAATCCGAAATAAAAATTGCATCATCCTGCCCTGACTCTGACGGTAATCTTACGCTGATGGCACCTGAGGGTTTCGGGCAATATGCTTGGAGTAATGGGGAAACAACACAAAATATTAAAGTAAAAGCTGCTTTGGGTGCTCAGTATAGTGTTCAGTTGGTGCCGCTTGGAAGCCTGGATGTAACTTGTGCCCTAAAACTGGATTATACCATTGAATATAAAAAAGCAACTGCATCAATTAACCGAACAATCTGTGAAGGGGAAGAGGTGGCAGTTGGTGATACAGTTTACCGCACTTCCGGTACTTTTATAAAGGTTGTTAATCAGTCTAACGTATGTGACAGTACGGTTACACTTAAACTGACTGTCAACCCGGTTGCAAGATATTCCCAGGACATCACCATTTGTGCCGGAGAAAGTTTGACAGTAGGCGATACAGTTTATACCACCTCCGGAACTTACACGAAAGTTATACCTCAGAATACCGGATGTGACAGTACTGTAATTACGAATCTTAATGTATTAGAACTTGATATTGCAGTAACTTCCAATTTTACAATTACCCAGGGAGACAGTGCCCAAATACAGGTTCTTGCAGAACCGCAGGGGAATTACATCTATCTCTGGGAAAAGGAAAATAGCGTAACGTGTCCTAATTGTGCACAAACCTGGACAAAACCGGATAAATCGACTCAATATAACATTACAGTTTCTGATGCAGATTTGGTTTGTTCCCGAAAGGGCAGTGTTTACATTTCTGTAAAACCATGCGGAATTACAGTTCCCGACGCTTTTTCACCTAATAATGACCAGTATAATGAAGTATTTTTTGTTTACGGCAACAGCTGTGTGAAACAAATACGGGAAATGATGATATACAACCGCTGGGGAGAAGTAATTTATGAGCAGTCTAATTTTGCCGCATCTGATCCTGCTTTCGGATGGCCGGGAACTTACCATGGTGTAGTAAGCTCCGCAGGCGTATATCCATATAAAATTCAGGTAGAGTTAAAAGATGGTGATATTCAGAATTATGAAGGGGTTGTGAATTTGTTGAGGTAG